The sequence below is a genomic window from Brevibacillus laterosporus.
CACTGATGATGTTCATCGTGTATTATTACCAGATGGTACATTTATTGCTTCTGGTATTATTGGGGCGCGTGAAGACGATGTAAAACAGGCGTTAGCTGCCTCGAATTTGGAAGTTATAGAAACAGTTTACATGGAAGACTGGGTAGCAATTGTCGCGAAAAAACGTTAGAATAATGGGGTTAATAATCAGATGCAACGTTATTTTATAGATAGCCAACAATTTTTTGACAATCATGTGGTTATTACCGGGGATGATGTTCACCACATTGTGAAGGTGATGCGTACAGAGATTGGCGATCATATTTTGGTTAGCGATGGGAGAGGACGGGTGGTTAAAGCCCGTCTTTCTGCCTTGGATTCCAAAGAAGTGTACGCCGATATCGTGGAGACAATCACTAAACAAACGGAGTTACCTGTATCGGTAACGATTGGACAGGGTTTGCCAAAAGGCGACAAGGTAGAGTGGATTTTGCAAAAAGGAACGGAGCTTGGAGCTACTTCCTTTGTACCGTTTCAATCAGAGCGTACCATCGTCAAGCTGGATGCTAAGAAAGAAGCTAAAAAGCTAGAGCGTTGGTCCAAAATTGTAAAAGAAGCGGCCGAGCAATCACATCGGGCCTATTTACCTGAGGTGCTACCCCCGCTTTCCTTTAAGCAGGTGGTTGAACATGCCAAAGACTATACGACTGCTGTCATTGCTTACGAAAAAGAAGATACCAAAAGATTAGGCGAGGTGCTGTCAAACTTGTCTGTTGGCGACTCGCTTTTCGTCATGATTGGACCAGAAGGTGGATTTTCTGAAAGTGAAATTCGCTATGCAGAAGAGAACGGTATCCATTCCGTTTCGCTTGGTCCACGTATTTTACGCACGGAAACAGCCAGCCAGTATTTGCTAGCTGCCGTTTCCTATCAGTTTGAATAAGTCATACGTAACAGTTGAAAGGAGGAGAGCAATGAATAAGGTTGCTTTCCATACATTGGGCTGCAAAGTAAATAGTTATGAAACAGAAGCGATTTGGAACCTGTTCAAGCAGAATGGCTATGAACGGGTAGACTTTGAGCATGATGTA
It includes:
- a CDS encoding 16S rRNA (uracil(1498)-N(3))-methyltransferase; protein product: MQRYFIDSQQFFDNHVVITGDDVHHIVKVMRTEIGDHILVSDGRGRVVKARLSALDSKEVYADIVETITKQTELPVSVTIGQGLPKGDKVEWILQKGTELGATSFVPFQSERTIVKLDAKKEAKKLERWSKIVKEAAEQSHRAYLPEVLPPLSFKQVVEHAKDYTTAVIAYEKEDTKRLGEVLSNLSVGDSLFVMIGPEGGFSESEIRYAEENGIHSVSLGPRILRTETASQYLLAAVSYQFE